The genomic DNA TCGCCACCATGCAGACGACTCTTCCTACAAGGAGCGCAGCTTGGAGAGTGAGGTGCGCAAAGCCTGCCGCTTCAGGAAGACCAATCTGGACGTCTGCTCTGGCGATGTGGACCCCTCCTTCGGCTTCAGCGAGGGGAAGCCGTGCATCATCACCAAGCTCAACAGGATCGTCAACTTCAGGCCCAAAGTGAGTCTCAACCTTCTGCTTTTTGGAACTTTGTCTTAATCATTCACACTCCTTATGTAGGACATGTTGTTCTAgttgtatgcattctaagtcataaatacACTTTAGCAGAAGTCGGCTAACAATGAAAGTAATGTGAGGGACTCTATTCTGTCTATAAATGtacttttatatacacgctgtatgtatatatgtagttttatacacacactaagtatatatgtagttttatacacacactgtaagtatatatgtagttttatacacacgctgtaagtatatatgtagttttatacacacactgtaagtatatatgtagttttatgcacacgctgtatgtatatatgtagttttatacacgctgtaagtatatatgtagttttatgaacacgctgtatgtatatatgtagttttatacacacgctgtatgtatatatgtagttttatacacgctgtaagtatatatgtagttttatacacgctgtaagtatatatgtagttttatgcacacgctgtatgtatatatgtagttttatacacgctgtaagtatatatgtagttttatgaacacgctgtatgtatatatgtagttttatgcacacgctgtatgtatatatgtatatatgtagttttatacaggctgtatgtatatatgtagttttatgcacgctgtaagtatatatgtagttttatgcacacgctgtaagtatatatgtagttttatgcacacgctgtaagtatatatgtagttttatgcacacgctgtatgtatatatgtagttttatacacgctgtaagtatatatgtagttttatgcacacgctgtatgtatatatgtagttttatgcacacgctgtatgtatatatgtagttttatacacgctgtaagtatatatgtagttttatgcacacgctgtatgtatatatgtagttttatacacgctgtaagtatatatatagttttatatacacgctgtatgtatatatgtagttttatacacgctgtaagtatatatgtagttttatatacacgctgtatgtatatatgtagttttatgcacacgctgtatgtatatatgtagttttatacacgctgtaagtatatatgtagttttatacacacgctgtatgtatatatgtagttttatacacacgctgtatgtatatatgtagttttatacacgctgtaagtatatatgtagttttatacacacgctgtatgtatatatgtagttttatatacacgctgtaagtatatatgtagttttatatacacgctgtatgtatatatgtagttttatacacacgctgtatgaatatatgtagttttatacacacgctgtatgtatatatgtagttttatacactctgtatgtatatatgtagttttatacacgctgtaagtatatatgtagttttatatacacgctgtaagtatatatgtagttttatacacgctgtaagtatatatgtagttttatacacgctgtatgtatatatgtagttttatacacactctgtatgtatatatgtagttttatacacgctgtaagtatatatgtagttttatatacacgctgtaagtatatatgtagttttatatacacgctgtatgtatatatgtagttttatacacacgctgtatgaatatatgtagttttatacacacgctgtatgtatatatgtagttttatacactctgtatgtatatatgtagttttatacacgctgtaagtatatatgtagttttatatacacgctgtaagtatatatgtagttttatacacacgctgtatgtatatatgtagttttatacacgctgtatgtatatatgtagttttatacacactgtatgtatatatgtagttttatatacacgctgtatgtatatatgtagttttatatacacgctgtaagtatatatgtagttttatatacacgctgtaagtatatatgtagttttatacacacgctgtaagtatatatgtagttttatacacacgctgtatgtatatatgtagttttatacacgctgtatgtatatatgtagttttatacacgctgtaagtatatatgtagttttatacacgctgtaagtatatatgtagttttatacacacgctgtaagtatatatgtagttttatacacacgctgtatgtatatatgtagttttatacacgctgtatgtatatatgtagttttatacacgctgtaagtatatatgtaatgtagttttatatacacgctgtaagtatatatgtaatgtagttttatatacacgctgtaagtatatatgtaatgtagttttatatacacgctgtaagtatatatgtaatgtagttttatatacacgctgtaagtatatatgtagtgtagttttatatacacgctgtatatatatatacgaagacaacatatttgatgttcaaactaataaacattttttttgtgcaaataatcattaactttagaatttgatgtcagcaacacgtgacaaagaagttgggaaaggtggcaataaatactgataaagttgaggaatgctcatcaaacacttatttggaacatcccacaggtgagcaggcaaattgggaacaggtgggtgccatgattgggtataaaagtagattccatgaaatgctcagtcattcacaaacaaggatggggcgagggtcaccactttgtcaacaaatgcctgagcaaattgttgaacagtttaagaacaacatttctcaagcagttattgcaaggaatttagggatttcaacatctacgctccgtaatatcatcaaagggttcagagaatctggagaaatcactgcacgtaagcagctaagcccgtgaccttccatccctcaggcggtactgcatcaacaagcgacatcagtgtgtaaaggatatcaccacatgggctcaggaacacttcagaaacccactgtcagtaactacagttggtcgctacatctgtaagtgcaagttagaactctcctatgcaaggcgaaaaccatttatcaacaacacccagaaacgtcgtcagcttcgctgggcctgagctcatctaagatggactgatacaaagtggaaaagtgttctgtggtctgacgagtccacatttcaaattgtttttggaaactgtggacgtcgtgtcctccggaccaaagaggaaaagaaccatccggactgttctagggtgaaagtgtaaaagtcagcatgtgtgatggtatgggggtgtattagtggccaagacatgggtaacttacacatctgtgaaggcaccattaatgctgaaaggtacatacagcttttggagcaacatgtgttgccatccaagcaacgttaccatggacgcccctgcttatttcagcaagacaatgccaagccacgtgttacatcaacgtggcttcatagtaaaagagtgcgggtactagactggcctgcctgtagtccagacattgaaaatgtgtgaagcctaaaatatgagaagggagacccccggactgttgaacaacttaagctgtacatcaagcaagaatgggaaagaattccacttcaaaaatgtgtctcctcacttcccaaacctttactgagtgttgttaaaaggaaaggccatgtaacacactggtgaacatgccctttcccaactactttggcacgtgttgcagccatgaaattctaagttaattattatttgccaaaaaaaaaaaaaaagtttatgagtttgaacatgaaatatgttgtctttgtagcatattcaactgaatatggcttgaaaatgatttgcaaatcattgtattctgtttatatttacatctaacaccatttcccaactcatatggaaacggggtttgtatatatatgtatatatatatatatatatatatatatatatatatatatgtatatatatgtatatatatgtatatatatatatgtatatatgtatatatatatatgtatatatatatgtatatatgtatatatatgtatatatgcgtatatatatatatatgcgtatatatatatatatgtatatgtatatttatatgtatatatatatatgtatgtatatatatatgtatgtatgtgtggggaaaaaaatcacaagactacatctctacaggcctgtttcatgaggggttccctcaatcatcaggagaaaaaaaacatatatatatctgatgattgaggtaaacccctcatgaaacaggcctgtagagatgaagtagtcttttgatttttttcccacacatacatattacgctctaccacggtattgagcactatttttttagataatctaattaagacacacacacacatatatatatatacatatatatgtgtgtgtgtgtgtgtgtgtgtgtgtgtgtgtgtgtgtgtgtgtgtgtgtgtgtgtgtgtgtgtgtgtgtgtgtgtgtgtgtgtgtgtgtgtgtgtgtgtgtgtgtgtgtgtgtgtgtgtgtgtgtgtgtgtgcgtgcgtgcgtgtgtgtgtgtgtttgtgtgtatatatatacacatatatatatacacacacacatatatgtatatatatatatgtgtgtgtgtgtatatacatatatatatatatatatacatatatacacacacacatatatatatatatacacacacacacatgtatgtatatatatgtatgtatatatatatgtatgtgtatatatatatatgtatatacacacacacatatatatatacatatatgtgtgtgtgtatatatatatatatatatgtatatgtatatatgtatatgtatgtatatatgtatatatatatatatatgtatatatatgtatatatatatatatgtatatatatatatatatatgtgtatatatatatatgtatgtatgtatatatatgtatatatgtatgtatgtatatatatatatatatatatgtatatatatatatatgtatgtatatatatatatgtatatatatatatatgtatgtatatatatatgtatatatgtatgtatgtatgtatgtatgtatgtatgtatatatatatgtatgtatatatatatatatatatatgtatgtatgtatatatatgtatgtatgtatatatatatatatatatatatatatgtatgtatatatatgtatgtatatatatatgtatgtatatatatatgtatgtatatatatatgtatgtatatatatatatgtatgtatatatatatgtttgtatgtatgtatatatgtttgtatgtatgtatatatatgtgtgtatatatatatatatatatatacatacatacatacatacatacatacatacatacatacatacatatatacatatatatatatatatatatatatatatatatgtgtgtatgtatatatatatatatgtgtgtatgtgtatatatatgtgtatgtgtatatatatgtgtatgtatgtgtatatatatgtgtatgtatgtgtatatgtatatgtatgtgtatgtgtatatgtatgtgtatatgtgtatgtgtatgtatatatatatatgtatgtgtatgtatatatatatatgtatgtgtatgtatatatatatatgtatgtgtatgtatatatatatatgtatgtgtatgtatatatatgtatgtgtatgtatatatatgtgtgtgtgtgtgtatatatatgtgtgtgtatgtatatatatatatgtatatatatatattatatatatatatattatatattatatatatatatatatatatatatatatatatatatatattcaaagaacaatttacaattttccatatagtCTACCATAGTCAAGCATTAGATGACATATttaatgatttatggttgccaatcctggtctgtgctttaagaaaactacaattattagtaagtgcTAAAAACAAAAGTAAGGATAAATGTAGCCAGAGaaaccatgtagcaggtaaacacTCTGTTCTTAAAGAGaaaccatgtagcaggtaaacacTCTGTTCTTAAAGAGaaaccatgtagcaggtaaacacTCTGTTCTTAAAGAGaaaccatgtagcaggtaaacacTCTGTTCTTAAAGAGaaaccatgtagcaggtaaacacTCTCTTCTTAAAGAGaaaccatgtagcaggtaaacacTCTCTTCTTAAAGAGaaaccatgtagcaggtaaacacTCTCTTCTTAAAGAGaaaccatgtagcaggtaaacacTCTCTTCTTAAAGAGaaaccatgtagcaggtaaacacTCTCTTCTTAAAGATAAGACACAACATGGAGGAATGTTACATCATTCTGTCAttttacttgcattagttgacactAGATGGGCGCTCTTAACTCTGATaatactataaaaaaaattatgtaacattttttaaaaataagaatcaTTACagtaaggacagatttaaaaaaaaaaaagttgagtacatatttttactgtaagaaTGGTTAAGTAGAGTCAGTGAACGGTTGAAGTGTGAATCTAAACAACTTGTCTCCCTTGATTGACTTCAGCTTCCATCCACCAAGGATCTCCCCGAGTCTCTGGCCAACAGAACGCAGCAACCCAACGCCATCCCCATCTTCTGCACCAACAAGGTAAGCTCCACTCTCCCGCCGCCCTCAAGACCTCCCCCTCaccccccccctcaccccccctGTGCTCCTTGCAGAAAGAGGAGGACGCGGGCAAGGTGGGTGAGATCAGCTACCTGGGCTTCGACGGCCACTTCCCTCTGCGCTACTACCCGTACTACGGCAAGCAGCTGCACCCCCAGTACCTGCAGCCCCTGGTGGCCATCAAGTTCCTCAACCTCACCCTCAACCAGGAGGTGCGCGTGGAGTGCAAGGCGTACGGCGCCAACATCAAGTACAGCGAGAAGGACCGCTACCAAGGACGCTTTGACATCAAGCTCACCATCAAGTCGTGACCTCAGCCCTGATCAGCGCGCTGGCGCTTTAAAcacaaccacaaaaaaaaaaaaaagcaagtccGATATAGAACCAATTGATATTAGCGCGGCCACCATACTCCACTTAAATCCGTGTGCTTCACTCGTCTGTGCGTCCAGTAGCAATAGCAACATATTTATTCTACTCTACATGAACCAGCCATGGAAAACTGCAATTCCATTACTACTGACGTGTTTGTGTCTTGTAATTTCTCCCGTCTCGTTGGCTtttagtgtgcgtgtgtgttaaaTGTGCTCCCGACTAACTGAAATACGAGCGTGGTACCCGAGACCTCCTGACAGCATCAGGTGGACCGTGGAAGGATCCCATCACTTCTTTTTTGTAGCTTTCTAGCGGAGTCGACGCGGCCTCTCAATGTTTTAGCCACGTTCACGGTGGAAGAGTTTTATATTTATGCAGTTGTacattttatttgttgttttcaaatgtttcaatCCGATACCAAAGTGGAAAGAATATCCGAGGTGTGAAAATAATTCCATGTTGGGgagaaaaacaacactttgtcagGAGTCTTCTGGTCACTTTATTTCATCTGGCTGAAACAATAAAAGGTCAAAAAGGTCGCCTAGTGTGTGTTTGTCGTCATCCGTCCAGGATCTTGAAGAAGTACTGCACCTGTGGACCACCAGGCCGGTCAGGTGGACTAACAAGGAGGCTTTATGTCCCACACCAGCTGGACGGGTCAACagtgcccccccccacccccgccccgcTAAACAAAGCCTTTGTTTCTTGTGTTCCCGTCACACGGTGAGATCTGAGGCGGGGCCCACGCTGTGGTCATGAGACGCCTTttcactacagcaggggtgtgcaaaccattttgatacttttattGACCTTTTAGGGCTCCCTCCAGTTTGGTCCTGGGGACTCAGCTAGAAAAGGTTCAGTACAGGCCAATTCAAGCTCtattttcaggactatttacattgtaaactatgaatgaacacatgtggagttatgtactttacttcactgaaaacatgttttatatctaATGGgttagggaataagcggtagaaaatggatggatggatgggttatacttgtatagcacttttctaccttcaaggtacacaAAGAGTTttgacacattcacacactgatggcgggagctgccgtgcaaggccctaaccaccacccatcaggagcaagggtgaagtgtcctgtctCAAGGACACACGgatcgtgacgaggttggtagaaggtggggattgaaccaggaaccctcaggttgctggcacggccactctcccaactgcaccacgccgtccccgtatTTCAATATTGGAACAACAACTGACGTGTTTTCAACTATAATTGAATATTAAAACAACGTTTatgttttcaactatatttcaatgttgaaaccACAACTGACATGTTTGACTATAATTCAATATTGGaacaacaactgacatgttttcaactataATTGAATATTAAAACAACGTTTatgttttcaactatatttcaatgttgaaaccACAACTGACATGTTTGACTATAATTCAATATTGGaacaacaactgacatgttttcaactataattcaatattaaaacatttgttttcaactatatttcaatgttgaaacaacaacggACATGTTTGACTATAATTCaatattaaaacatttgttttcaactatatttcaatgttgaaacaacaacggACATGTTTGACTATAATTCaatattaaaacatttgttttcaactatatttcaatgttgaaacaacaactgacatgttttcaactatatttcaatgttgaaacaacgtttatgttttcaactatatttcaatgttgaaacaacaactgacatgttttcgACTATAATTCCATATTGGaacaacaactgacatgttttcaactataattgaatattaaaacatttgttttcaactatatttcaatgttgaaacaacaactgacatgtttttgaCTATAATTCAATACTGATACAACAATAAATGAAatgttttcaactatatttccATATTGAAGCAACAACAATTGACATTTTTTCAACTGTATTTCAATATTgaaacaactgacatgttttcgattacatttcaatgttgaaacaacaactgacgttttttcaattatatttcaatgttgaaacaacaactgACATTTTTTCACctatatttcaatgttgaaacaacaactgacatgttttcagctatatttcaatgttgaaacaacaactgacatgttttcaactatatttcaatatTGAAACGACAATTGACATGTTTTCAACTTTATTTCAATAGTGGAACAACAACTGACGTGTTTTCAACTATAATTGAATATTAAAACAACGTTTatgttttcaactatatttcaatgttgaaacaacaactgacatgttttcaactatatttcaatatTGGAACAACAACTGACgtgttttcaactatatttcaatgttgaaacaacaactgacatgttttcaactataGTTCAATATTGGAACAACTGACgtgttttcaactatatttcaatgttgaaacaacaactgacatgttttcaactatatttcaatatTGGaacaacaactgacatgttttcaactacatttcaatgttgaaacaacaactgacatgttttcaactatatttcaatgttgaaacaacaacaactgacatgttttcaactatatttcaatgttgaaacaacaacaactgacatgttttcaactatatttcaatgttgaaacaacaactgacatgttttcaactatatttcaatgttgaaacaacaacaactgacatgctttcaactatatttcaatgttgaaacaacaacaactgacatgttttcaactatatttcaatgttgaaacaacaactgacatgttttcaactatatttcaatgttgaaacaacaactgacatgttttcaactatatttcaatgttgaaacaacaacaactgacatgttttcaactatatttcaatgttgaaacaacaacaactgacatgttttcaactatatttcaatgttgaaacaacaactgacatgttttcaactatatttcaatgttgaaacaacaacaactgacatgctttcaactatatttcaatgttgaaacaacaacaactgacatgttttcaactatatttcaatgttgaaacaacaactgacatgttttcaactatatttcaatgttgaaacaacaactgacatgttttcaactatatttcaatgttgaaacaacaacaactgacatgttttcaactatatttcaatatTGAATATTCTagttcacaggtgtcaaactcaaggcccggggcccAAATCtgacccaccacattattttatgtggcccgcgaaagcctggaaataatatgcgttaataaaagtCTTCTatcttttccatccatccatcttcttccgcttatccgaggtcgggtcacaggggcagcagcctaagcagggaagcccagacttccctctccccagccacttcgtccagacatagtcttcccaacgtgtcctgggtcttccccgtggcctcctacgggtcggacgtgccctaaacacctccctagggaggcgctcgggtggcatcctgaccagatgcccgaaccacctcatctggctcctctccatgtggaggagcagcggctttactttgagctcctcccggacgacagagcttctcaccctatctctaagggagagacccaaactcatttgggccgcttgtacccgtgatcttgtcctttcgctcataacccaaagctcatgaccaaaggtgaggatgggaacgtagatggaccgctaaattgagagctttgccttccggctcagctccttcttcaccacaacggatcgatacggcgtctgcattactgaagacgccgcaccgatccgcctgtccatctcaccatccactcttccctcactcgtgaacaagactccgaggtacttgaactcctccacttgggccagagtctcctccccaacccggagacggcactccaccctttcccgggcgagaaccatggactgggacttggaggtgctgattctcatcccagtcgcttcacactcggctatcttttcttactaaatatatttgttctcccCCTTTTGacgttaaaaatcatgtactgcacgcaattgcatatcttttcaaatCCAATATGAAAATCTAAATATTCCAAATGTAGGAGCCTAAATGATGTTTAAgttcatttacattttatggaaggtgcttcatgtttattcagccaaaaggtgactatttattttatttaaataatatgaaaatgtatatatatattttttaattttttaatttattttatttatttatttatttatttattttatttttattttatttattttttattttttattttttatttttttaatattttattttattttattttatttatttttttatatttatttgtaatttgtctgaataatttgatgatgtactattttatactgctttaatacagtgaagattacgtaactgtttaattgcatatatggtggaaggatctgtgtggtaataAGGTTTGGACACAATGCATTatgggtagggatgtccgataatggctttttgccgatatccgatatgccgatattgtccaactctttaattaccgataccgatatcaaccgataccgatatcaaccggtatatacagtcgtggaattaacacattattatgcctaatttggacaaccaggtatggtgaagataaggtactttttaaaaaattaaataaaataagataaataaattaaaaacattttcttgaataaaaaagaaaataaaacaatataaaaacagttacatagaaactagtaattaatgaaaatgagtaaaatgaagtgttaaaggttagtactattagtggagcagcagcacgcacaatcatgtgtgcttacggactgtatcccttgcagactgtattgatatatattgatatataatgtaggaaccagaatattaataacagaaagaaacaacccttttgtgtgaatgagtgtgaatgggggaggttttttttttgggttggtgcactaattgtaagtgtatcttgtgttttttatgtggatttaattaaaaaacaaacaaaaaaacaaaaaaaacgatactgataataaaaaaaacgataccgataatttccgatattacattttaacgcatttatcggccgatattatcggcagaccgatattatcggacatctctaattatgggtaatggcagtcaggtatgCTGGAATggagccacacagttttttgaacttacttactttttctaactcttACTGTAACAAACTGGCTTTATTTTGTTCCCACGTCGTTATTGTTTGACGTCTTTGAAGGGTTAAGTTGACGAGTAAACGATACAAAAGGAAGACGAGCGTCAAGTTAAGGCTTCATTAGGAAACTAATAAAAgatcaatactgtacttaaatatctgctttgacttatgatttcacaaCAAATCGTCAATCTaactgtagactgtaaaattgacaatagattatacGGTTAAATTACGCCGACTtgagtttttttaccgtaaaatcaactttggtactgttcttcccccatatacagtaagacactaacaaaaaaactaaaaattaaaacaagattttacggtaagaaaaaacctggcagcttgaATTTGctgttgtttctccattccatttgtTTATATCCTGTAAAAAGGCTTTTACTGTAAAACtccggtgactgagctgccagtttttaaagtcaaATTGAAAGATTTTgaagcttatgtaaaaaaatacatgaatgtattatacatgtatatatattcata from Entelurus aequoreus isolate RoL-2023_Sb linkage group LG27, RoL_Eaeq_v1.1, whole genome shotgun sequence includes the following:
- the atp1b1a gene encoding sodium/potassium-transporting ATPase subunit beta-1a isoform X1, producing MSGNNKEADGGWRKFVWNSEKKEFLGRTGGSWFKILLFYVIFYGFLAAIFVGTIQVMLLTLSNTKPTYQDRVAPPGLSHFPRSEKLEISFSMSDPKSYEKYVDTMATFLKLYNDDIQADTQKFEDCEDDSSYKERSLESEVRKACRFRKTNLDVCSGDVDPSFGFSEGKPCIITKLNRIVNFRPKLPSTKDLPESLANRTQQPNAIPIFCTNKKEEDAGKVGEISYLGFDGHFPLRYYPYYGKQLHPQYLQPLVAIKFLNLTLNQEVRVECKAYGANIKYSEKDRYQGRFDIKLTIKS